Sequence from the Xiphophorus couchianus chromosome 23, X_couchianus-1.0, whole genome shotgun sequence genome:
CCGGAGTCCGGGATCGCAGACGTGAGCTGCCGCTCCCCCCTCAGCGAGGACAGCGCCAGGGACCCGGACTCGGACGAGGCGGCCTACTCGGCCGCCTGAGCAAAAACGCAGCAAACGCCCCGGGGTTTGAAAACATCACTCCGACAAACGGCTGCGCGTCCAACTTTCGTTTTTAGTTTACAGTGATTCTGGGCAGCGCCTGGTTTCCCACAATCCCGAAGCTGTAGCTGACTCCCGTTTTTTTGTAGTGtacagaaaaggaaaagtaCATCGCTGAATATTTTTAAGCTGTCTAATCTGATCTTCCACGAAGGCGTAATAATTAAGATCGACTTACAGAGACTAAAGGAAGCCATATGAACGTCCATGCCTGTTTGTAGAATGCGATCGTCCAGAAAGTTTAACTACAAAGTGTTTATGCCCCTTTCaccttttcccattttgtcacattacaaccgcAAACTTCAGTCGAGGTTTCATTTGATAAACCAAAGTggaagttggttttttttgtgtttgtttacagaTTGAAATATTTGGCTGaacttttttctgaaaagtagCTCAAGCGTAGTCAGGTTGGACGAACAGCATCTGTGAACGAAAACGTCCCACAAAAGTCTTCCCGCAAATACTGAATTTatgtctgggctttgactaggccattcgatctcataaatatgcttttactTTATGTTCAGGGTTTTCGTCATGCTGGAAGTTAAACCTCCTCCGCAGGTTTTAGCCTTATCCGTCTTCCCCtcggtttttttttccccatcagaGAAAAGCGTGCCCACGGCATGACGCTACGACTACCGCTACATTTCGCTCTGTATTCATTTTCAATGCGTCAAAGTTCAGAGCGGGAACCTGGCAGAATCCGAATAAACTCCAGATGAACGACGCGTTTGCAGGGATCCGTCCACCGGCACCAGAGGAACAAACCGCACCTGATTTGTTCCCACGCGAAATCAGAAACGCAGTCAGACGGAGAAGAGACTCGAACTGAATCTGAATCGGCAACAAACGTGTTTTGTTGATGCTGTGAAACATCCATTGTTGTTTGTGTGGCACATTGTTCTCATTAATGTTGCTGTGCGTCCTACACCTGAGGCTTCTAGCTTCGCCTGGAGAGCAATAGTTGTcttgttgaatatttattatttaatgaatGTCAGAGATATTACAGGACCACGGCGGCTGAGTGGAGGAAGTGATGGGAGCACGTGAACACAAACATATTGCTTCCTTTAGATTAGTAATTCaccttacaaagtattttttctacTATAGACACTattaaactatttgttttaaatctgctgtatttttaagTGTGGATCATATATTACTGTGCAATTATACGATGAAACAAGAGATGATAAACCAATGCATGGCAGCATATTTTTGTACTATGacctattatttttgttatagttttatgttaaatgcctgttgttgttttgttttttttatttgttttttttgtcagtggaACAAAAGTATCAGTCGAATTGaatgttgcatttatttatatacctatatatttaaaaaaaagctttacagATTTTCACCAGTGGTTTTATTGGTTCGGGTAAGCAAAAACCAACTACAACTGCTATAAATGTAATGGTATGGAAACATCgtgtgaaataaatataacattataCGTATGTTATTGGTTCTGTGTTTATATGAACTGAAGGTTCACACACATTCAGAATAACCAGCGATGTTGTTTGTAGATGTTTGGGCAcatctgtgggaaaaaaaatttaattaaattaacttcCTTATAGTGACAAGAGTTTCCTCTCAAATATGTCATTCTAGTCAATTACAGTCTACTTTGTGAAATCCAGAATACTTAAGTATAACGTTTTGATTTATACTTCTCATTTGTACTTCTTTAACACATAAAGCAGAGCTCTGCTTGGTTTGTGCTTCCTGCGTCTCATTCAGCAATTAGAAAGTCGCGTTCCAAGCAAAAATCTCACACGGTGTTCCCCACGGCTCCATTCTTGGACTGCTTAGATACGTGCTTACCCTCCACAGATTACTGAGAATCGCAACATTTCTTGCTGAGGACACACAATTTAtcaagtaagaaaaaaagaatgacaaaaatatgcatgaaagggtGATGTACAAACTAAATAACTGTAGGATCAAATTGGACTGTGTCATTGACTTTGAATCTGTCCGGGTGATTGGACTGGACTGACTGTTTTTGTAAAGTAGCCTTGAGACAATCTTTGTTGTGTGTTGGTGCTAAAGGAGTTGAAAGTAATTACAAGTAAACTTGCTTTGTTACTATCAATGTCCTTTCAAAGACATAAGATGGAAAACGATTCATTTTACAAGTTAAACAATGTCTTCACCAGTTTTCAAGTCATGTTTCATTAATCacattatatatacagtatataagaATAGCTTTGGCTGTAACGCtaccattttgttttctgtcaagtCACCAATTTATGGAAACACGTTCAAACGTAGACTATTGCAGTCTGAAACATCTCCTAATTATACTAATGTTACCATTAAACactatttatccatccatctactGTATGTACATCATTAACActttatgtttctctttttttctttgattttagcaTCAAGAATAATATTGACTTATTGCATTCAAAGAATTCTAAAATATGTGATCAATTTTAACACGTATTGGTGCTTCCAATATACTTGTATGCTCAATAAagattaaaactttattaaattttaCTACCTGAAAGAGGCATCAAGTGAAGATTCGTTTGAGAAATGAAAGAGCCGGCCAAATTAATCGAAATGATCCGAATCCTAGAGAAGAGACGGACGGCCCATCGCCACTTTGCTGGAGTTGGGCACtggggggggagagagagagagaacgtaAAACGTCGTCTACTTTACACGCCCGTTTCGATTTTACGTGATGACGTCGTGGAGGCTCAGCTATGATGGCAGCCGTAGGTTGACATCAAAACGATACAGAATATTAAGTATCTCAAAGTTAGCGGAAAAGCCCCGACACAATAACACAGAACACAGTAACATTTTTCAGATAGCACACGCGCTAACACACACCTGCCCGGTTAGGGGAACGGTAAGTTACCGAAGCAACGTCCACCTTTGCTGTATCAAAGTGGAGCCCGGTGTGTGCCTGCGCTGCGACTTCAACtcgttttgtttcatgttttgcatACACTCCTGTTAAATTGTGACGCTAGCTGTTTAGCTGGGGAGGCTAACAACAGCATACACAGCGTTCAGTCCACGCTCCCCACTGGTGTTCAGCGGTTCTGCGTGGATAACCTCCTAACCGGTAACCTAGCTAGTCAGAGAGCAGCTGTGGAGCCGAGCTAATGTTTGTTGAACACGTCCCATTTGACACGCCGCTCTCCCACTGTGCTCCTGCCATGCTAACactctgctgaaatgtgctgcgAAACGATTACTGTTGCTGTGAAATGTAGGATTTCCTGGCGTTTGTGTGACTTTGTTGAAAAGTCACTGGACTGGTTATAAATGGCCTCCAGCTGCAAACCAAAAGTCTTATTAATGGAGAGCTTTGGTTATCTAAGGAAGCTGCAGCTAAATTTCACCCTGACATGACATGTTGTCCACCAAACAGCAGCTCCCTGAATCACTGGCCTGTATGTTCTCTGCGTTGTGCTTGAAGCGGCACTATGCCCGCAGCCACTGTGGATCACAGCCAGAGAATATGTGAGGTTTGGGCCAGCaacctggaggaggagctgaagaggATCCGACAGGTCATCCGAAAATACAACTATATCGCAATGGTAGGTTGGGATTGTTCAACTGAGCAATTTGTGTCAGAATCGCTGTATGCAAAGTCATTGAATATCAGCATTATCGTGttaaaatgtgtgtgaaaatatgcaaaacgtATTAATACAGGCTAAATGGAGCTGTTATTTCCACATTGGTGTTGGCAGTGGTCATATTTTTCATCATATCACTCAATCACAAGCTAAGTTGAATTCACCAAGCAcacaatctgaaacatttctgctatATGTTTGTGCTAATTTTGATTAACAATTGTCCCAAAATGAACTTTCTCTTAAAATTAGAATGTTATATAATACTGATTACAAAAATTACAAGGTATAAAGGACAAATGTACTATTCGTAGAatgttcagtggaaggaaaaaatgtgagaCACAAGCAACAGCGTGAGACTATGGAACATATGACTCTTTTCcatgtgtatttaaattttctaagaaattattttttattaatttatctaacttaactgaaataaacacaattaattactgtgtattaaatatttagttttatttgatttgataatCAAATACTAAACTAAACTTTTTAATcacattgtaatttattgacTCACCAGTGGTAGTTGTTTCTTTCCTGCTGGTCTCACAGTCGCCGTCAGCCCCCTTACTGGGTAACAGCGGCTCGCTCTCTTGCAGGACACGGAGTTTCCGGGCGTCGTAGCCAGACCGATTGGGGAGTTCAGGAGCAACGCTGACTACCAGTACCAGCTGCTGCGCTGCAACGTGGATCTGCTGAAGATAATACAGCTGGGCCTCACATTCATGAACGAGCAGGGAGAATATCCTCCAGGAACGTCAACATGGCAGTTCAACTTTAAGTTCAACCTCACGTAAGATCACCGCCCTGTCAGCTTCTTATGTTGCGTGGGTAAATTTACAGAGTTTaccaaaatgtaagaaatacaACTTGTACTGGAACATACAAGCTAGACTTTATATATATTcattaatcacaattaaagTCGGGACGTTAATGCAacaattttgattaattaattacatagattttaatgttaatattttttttagcacaattaatttaaaaacaaaagttttatcTACAAGTGGAACCTTTGCATTcgtgtgtttctggtacgctgGTAAATCTGATGCACGAGCAACATCCCCAAACAGCAACGGACGACAAAGTGACTTCTCTTGGCTCACTGGGGctggatatttttgtttcagaagaTGATTTAAGGGGATGCATGAGAATACaattgttgttttcaaataGCGCTAAAAAGAGTTAGCCTGTTAGCAAAGCTATTCAGGCCTGAAATAGCATCTCGAAGCTAAACGCTAATGTcagttcacatttctaaagaaggaTCTGTCAAAGAGGTTGAAACGCCTGGAAGCTGGATGACATTTagcaccaatctgatggttgaataagctaaataacagatgaaaaacaataaatgtctttgttgttaAACTCATATGTCTGTTTATTCAATAATCtagcagaaaaaaagtttttagaaTTGAAAATGTCGCTCATTTTGTCAACATATGGCTTTTTATTAAAAGGTGATTAACTGACTACAGATTGTGTAATTAACcctattaaaaactttaatcacATCCCACTAGTAATCATAATTGTAATATTTAAGCACAGAATATGAAGAATAGCCAGCTGTCAGGGTGAAATTagcaacaagaacaaaaatccCACAATCCAACTGGGTGCCGCCATTTTGAGgattcagctgctgcagtgttTGACCCATGCAAACTTTACTTTACTGTTCCTGACAGTCACTGACTGGTGTtagtgcgtgcgtgtgtgtgtgtctgtgtgtgtgtgtgtgcgcgcttGCCGAGCTGAGTAGTTCAGATCAGAACTCTGCGGTTCTGTTTCTCTCTTCATTAGAGAAGATATGTATGCACAGGACTCCATCGAGCTTCTGACCACTTCAGGGATTCAGTTCAAGAAGCACGAGGAGGAAGGCATCGAGACGCTGTACTTTGCAGAGCTGCTGATGACGTCCGGAGTAGTGCTGTGTGACGGCGTCAAGTGGCTGTCTTTTCATAGGTGCGCCGCTCACAGCCAAGAGTCCGATGTGGCAAAACGAATGCTGGCGCCGGCACCGCTTCCTGTTTAAATCGCTTTGTTTTAAACAGCGTTCCCCATCCGTTCCCTCATTTGTTTTGCAGCGGCTATGACTTTGGATACCTGATCAAGATCCTGTCTAACGCCAA
This genomic interval carries:
- the cnot7 gene encoding CCR4-NOT transcription complex subunit 7 isoform X1, translated to MPAATVDHSQRICEVWASNLEEELKRIRQVIRKYNYIAMDTEFPGVVARPIGEFRSNADYQYQLLRCNVDLLKIIQLGLTFMNEQGEYPPGTSTWQFNFKFNLTEDMYAQDSIELLTTSGIQFKKHEEEGIETLYFAELLMTSGVVLCDGVKWLSFHSGYDFGYLIKILSNANLPEEEVDFFEILRLYFPVIYDVKYLMKSCKNLKGGLQEVAEQLELERIGPQHQAGSDSLLTGMAFFKMREMFFEDHIDDAKYCGHLYGLGSGSAYVQNGTGNAYEEEANKQQS
- the cnot7 gene encoding CCR4-NOT transcription complex subunit 7 isoform X2, which gives rise to MPAATVDHSQRICEVWASNLEEELKRIRQVIRKYNYIAMDTEFPGVVARPIGEFRSNADYQYQLLRCNVDLLKIIQLGLTFMNEQGEYPPGTSTWQFNFKFNLTGYDFGYLIKILSNANLPEEEVDFFEILRLYFPVIYDVKYLMKSCKNLKGGLQEVAEQLELERIGPQHQAGSDSLLTGMAFFKMREMFFEDHIDDAKYCGHLYGLGSGSAYVQNGTGNAYEEEANKQQS